The following are encoded in a window of Gemmatimonadota bacterium genomic DNA:
- a CDS encoding helix-turn-helix domain-containing protein, producing the protein MIMIMIMFSPPTQKRSRRTYEALLEAARETLAETSFDDATLAEISRRAGVTVGAFYGRFGGKDALLRHLEEQTYEAAERLVQATALATRSAGLREAAAGYIDMLVEMYTRQRGVVRALVEVSRDDPEVRARRKAFNARLLGRVVSDLLRRREDIAHPRPEEALRLGLLFVSATLRELLLFGEYWPKGAEPDAPAAELTEAFLAYLRVPDPVNAEVDR; encoded by the coding sequence ATGATTATGATTATGATCATGTTCAGTCCACCGACTCAGAAGCGCAGCCGGCGTACGTACGAGGCGCTGCTCGAGGCCGCCCGCGAAACGCTCGCCGAAACGTCGTTCGACGACGCCACGCTGGCAGAGATCTCGCGACGGGCCGGCGTTACCGTCGGGGCGTTCTACGGGCGTTTTGGAGGCAAGGACGCGCTGCTGCGCCACCTGGAAGAGCAGACATACGAGGCCGCCGAGCGGCTGGTGCAGGCTACCGCCCTGGCCACCCGGTCCGCGGGCCTGCGGGAGGCCGCGGCCGGCTACATCGACATGCTGGTCGAGATGTACACGCGGCAGCGGGGGGTCGTCCGGGCGCTCGTGGAGGTATCGCGCGACGACCCGGAGGTGCGCGCGCGGCGCAAAGCCTTCAACGCCCGCCTCCTCGGTCGCGTCGTGTCCGATCTCCTGCGTCGGCGCGAGGACATCGCGCACCCGCGCCCCGAGGAAGCGCTGCGGCTGGGGCTGCTGTTCGTTTCCGCCACGCTGCGGGAGCTACTCCTGTTCGGCGAGTACTGGCCCAAGGGCGCAGAGCCGGATGCCCCGGCGGCCGAGCTCACCGAGGCGTTCCTGGCGTACCTGCGAGTCCCCGATCCCGTCAACGCAGAGGTCGACCGATGA